One region of Streptomyces capillispiralis genomic DNA includes:
- a CDS encoding Rid family hydrolase codes for MSGTTTDVSRAPEFFVTPGYGPKHLDLLHYSQAVRVGDRVEISGQGGWDDDTNFPEALEDEIVRAFDNVERTLAEAGATWRDVIAVDSFHIPGATDSIGEDHNRVMVDQFRRRMGERAPIWTQIGVAALGAPGMRVEIRVTAVVGHEG; via the coding sequence ATGTCTGGCACCACCACGGACGTCTCCCGTGCCCCCGAGTTCTTCGTCACCCCCGGCTACGGCCCGAAACACCTGGACCTGCTGCACTACAGCCAGGCGGTGCGCGTCGGCGACCGTGTCGAGATCTCGGGCCAGGGGGGATGGGACGACGACACGAACTTCCCGGAGGCCCTGGAGGACGAGATCGTCCGGGCCTTCGACAACGTCGAAAGGACCCTCGCCGAGGCGGGCGCCACCTGGCGCGACGTCATCGCCGTGGACTCGTTCCACATCCCCGGCGCCACGGACTCCATCGGTGAGGACCACAACCGGGTCATGGTCGACCAGTTCCGCCGGCGCATGGGTGAGCGCGCGCCCATCTGGACGCAGATCGGGGTGGCGGCGCTCGGCGCACCGGGCATGCGCGTCGAGATCCGCGTCACGGCCGTCGTCGGCCACGAGGGCTGA
- a CDS encoding MarR family winged helix-turn-helix transcriptional regulator, producing the protein MSSAPVPDPGGAAPDEPQWLTADEKEAWTGLISLVLLLPGRLESPLQREAGLTLFEYLTLSHISETPEHRLRMSELAYLTNGSLSRLSNVVKRFEARGWVERYPDPDDGRFTIAALTDAGYEVVVAAAPTHVDAVRRLVLDPLTASDQRALARIAAKLRTRPVDLA; encoded by the coding sequence ATGAGCAGTGCCCCAGTCCCCGACCCCGGCGGTGCCGCGCCCGACGAACCCCAGTGGCTCACCGCGGACGAGAAGGAGGCCTGGACCGGCCTGATCTCACTCGTCCTGCTGCTGCCGGGGCGGCTCGAGTCGCCGTTGCAGCGCGAGGCCGGTCTCACGCTCTTCGAGTACCTGACCCTCAGCCACATCTCCGAGACCCCGGAGCACCGGCTGCGCATGAGCGAGCTGGCGTATCTCACGAACGGCTCGCTCTCCCGGCTGTCCAACGTCGTCAAGCGGTTCGAGGCGCGCGGGTGGGTCGAGCGTTACCCCGACCCCGACGACGGCCGCTTCACCATCGCCGCCCTGACCGACGCGGGCTACGAGGTCGTCGTCGCGGCCGCGCCGACCCATGTGGACGCGGTGCGCCGGCTGGTGCTCGACCCGCTGACCGCCTCGGACCAGCGCGCCCTGGCCCGCATCGCCGCCAAGCTGCGGACACGACCGGTCGACCTGGCCTAG
- a CDS encoding ABC transporter substrate-binding protein, with the protein MDTNDQYGVRHRTPGRIRFVVAAGAAALTLTAGLATPLNPAPHRAGAADDGTKVLTVAVAQSVDSLSPFLAVRLLSTSIHRLTYEYLTNYDAEDNHVVPGLATAWESSPDKLTWTYTIRSDSMWSDGERVTAEDAAWTFNTMMNDPGAATASGSFVANFEEVTAPGPTELVIRLKKPQATMTALDVPIVPKHVWEKVDDFSEFNNDEGFPVVGNGPFVLTDYKADSHVRLRANKDFWRGAPKFDELVFRYYKDQDAAVSALRKGEVSFVAGSPSLTPAQATSLKGEKNIRVNDAPGRRFYALATNPGARAKNGEKIGDGHPSLLDRRVRHALFMAVDRKTLIDKVFQGHAVEGAGYIPPRFSDYFWEPSPEQELAYDTAEAARLLDRAGYRKNGDGRRVGKDGEPIDYRVLCHATDPNDKAVGQYLQEWWGDLGIGVTLNCLDNVTDPWLAGEYDLAFDGWSVNPDPDFVLSLHTCAALPATPEETGATDNFICDRTYDELYARQLAEYDAGKRADIVRQMESRLYDLGYMNVMAYPNAVEAYRTDHIESITTMPARAGNIYGQDGYWSWWSAVPAADSGDGDGGSSSTGVVVGIVAGVVVLAGLGAIAAVRRRATAEDRE; encoded by the coding sequence ATGGACACGAACGATCAGTACGGCGTCCGGCACCGCACCCCCGGCCGCATCCGGTTCGTCGTCGCGGCCGGCGCCGCGGCGCTCACCCTCACCGCCGGACTCGCCACCCCCCTCAACCCGGCGCCGCACCGGGCCGGCGCGGCGGACGACGGCACGAAGGTGCTGACCGTCGCGGTGGCGCAGAGCGTCGACTCGCTCAGCCCGTTCCTGGCCGTACGGCTGCTCAGTACGAGCATCCACCGGCTCACCTACGAGTACCTCACGAACTACGACGCCGAGGACAACCACGTCGTCCCCGGCCTGGCCACCGCGTGGGAGTCGTCGCCGGACAAGCTGACCTGGACGTACACCATCCGGTCCGACTCCATGTGGTCGGACGGCGAGCGGGTCACCGCCGAGGACGCGGCCTGGACGTTCAACACGATGATGAACGACCCGGGCGCGGCCACCGCCAGCGGCAGTTTCGTCGCCAACTTCGAGGAGGTCACCGCCCCGGGCCCGACCGAGCTGGTCATCAGGCTGAAGAAGCCGCAGGCGACGATGACGGCGCTGGACGTGCCGATCGTGCCCAAGCACGTGTGGGAGAAGGTCGACGACTTCTCGGAGTTCAACAACGACGAGGGCTTCCCGGTCGTCGGCAACGGCCCCTTCGTCCTCACCGACTACAAGGCGGACAGCCATGTGCGGCTGAGGGCGAACAAGGACTTCTGGCGCGGCGCGCCGAAGTTCGACGAGCTGGTCTTCCGCTACTACAAGGACCAGGACGCGGCGGTGTCCGCCCTGCGCAAGGGCGAGGTGTCCTTCGTCGCCGGGTCGCCGTCCCTGACGCCCGCCCAGGCCACCTCGCTGAAGGGCGAGAAGAACATCCGCGTCAACGACGCCCCGGGCCGCCGCTTCTACGCCCTGGCCACCAACCCGGGCGCGCGGGCGAAGAACGGCGAGAAGATCGGTGACGGGCATCCGTCGCTGCTCGACCGGCGGGTGCGTCACGCGCTGTTCATGGCGGTGGACCGGAAGACCCTCATCGACAAGGTGTTCCAGGGGCACGCCGTCGAGGGCGCCGGTTACATCCCGCCCCGCTTCTCCGACTACTTCTGGGAGCCCTCGCCCGAGCAGGAGCTGGCGTACGACACGGCGGAGGCGGCCCGGCTGCTGGACCGGGCCGGCTACCGGAAGAACGGCGACGGCCGGCGCGTCGGCAAGGACGGCGAGCCGATCGACTACCGGGTGCTGTGCCACGCCACCGACCCCAACGACAAGGCGGTCGGCCAGTACCTCCAGGAGTGGTGGGGCGACCTCGGTATCGGCGTCACGCTCAACTGCCTGGACAACGTGACCGATCCCTGGCTGGCCGGCGAGTACGACCTTGCCTTCGACGGCTGGTCGGTCAACCCGGACCCCGACTTCGTGCTGTCCCTCCACACCTGCGCGGCGCTCCCGGCGACCCCGGAGGAGACCGGCGCGACCGACAACTTCATCTGCGACAGGACCTACGACGAGCTGTACGCCCGGCAGCTCGCCGAGTACGACGCCGGCAAGCGGGCGGACATCGTCCGACAGATGGAGTCGCGGCTGTACGACCTCGGGTACATGAACGTCATGGCGTATCCGAACGCGGTCGAGGCCTACCGCACGGACCACATCGAGTCGATCACCACCATGCCGGCGAGGGCGGGCAACATCTACGGGCAGGACGGCTACTGGAGCTGGTGGTCGGCGGTGCCGGCGGCGGACTCCGGGGACGGTGACGGTGGTTCGTCGTCGACGGGCGTGGTGGTCGGGATCGTCGCGGGTGTCGTCGTCCTCGCGGGGCTGGGGGCTATCGCGGCGGTGCGGCGGCGGGCCACGGCCGAGGACCGCGAGTAG
- a CDS encoding ABC transporter permease, translating into MTSDATSASAGGGTEAAAGPPKDGPAAVGGRVTTAYPRYVAGKVAGAAVSLLAVLVTSFFLFRLIPGDPVKFMTGGRQVSAEQLAMYREQFGLDLPLWQQFTDYCGKALTGDLGTSYQFNAPVVDRMGEALPNTLLLTGTAFVLYTVLGVVLGTRSAWRHGRLGDRIGTGLALTLYSLPSFWLGLLLIITLSVGIGPLPGLFPTGGMESGGEEGFAYVLDVAHHLVLPVVTLVAVEYGQTLLVTRAALLDEMGSDYLTTARAKGLRDDLVRRRHAVPNALLPTVTLIFINLGRTVAGVILVETVFSWPGLGGLFYQALSVPDLPLVQGLFLVFAAAVIVMNTLADLVYPLFDPRVGR; encoded by the coding sequence ATGACCTCCGACGCGACATCCGCATCCGCCGGCGGGGGCACGGAGGCCGCCGCCGGTCCGCCGAAGGACGGGCCGGCGGCGGTCGGCGGCCGTGTCACCACCGCCTACCCCCGGTACGTGGCGGGCAAGGTGGCCGGAGCCGCCGTGTCCCTCCTCGCCGTCCTCGTCACCAGCTTTTTCCTCTTCCGGCTGATCCCCGGCGACCCGGTGAAGTTCATGACCGGGGGCCGGCAGGTCTCGGCCGAGCAACTGGCAATGTACCGCGAGCAGTTCGGGCTGGACCTGCCGCTGTGGCAGCAGTTCACCGACTACTGCGGCAAGGCGCTGACCGGCGATCTGGGGACGTCGTACCAGTTCAACGCGCCCGTGGTCGACAGGATGGGCGAGGCGTTGCCGAACACCCTGCTGCTCACCGGTACCGCCTTCGTCCTCTACACGGTGCTCGGCGTCGTCCTCGGCACCCGGTCCGCCTGGCGGCACGGGCGGCTCGGGGACCGGATCGGCACGGGGCTGGCGCTGACCCTGTACTCCCTGCCCTCCTTTTGGCTGGGGCTGCTGCTGATCATCACGCTGTCGGTGGGGATCGGTCCGCTGCCGGGCCTGTTCCCGACCGGTGGTATGGAGTCCGGTGGCGAGGAGGGCTTCGCGTACGTCCTCGACGTGGCGCACCACCTGGTCCTTCCGGTGGTGACGCTGGTGGCCGTCGAGTACGGGCAGACGCTGCTGGTGACACGGGCGGCGCTGCTGGACGAGATGGGCAGCGACTATTTGACCACCGCGCGGGCGAAGGGGCTGCGCGACGACCTCGTACGGCGCCGGCACGCCGTGCCCAACGCGCTGCTGCCGACCGTGACGCTGATCTTCATCAACCTCGGGCGGACCGTGGCCGGGGTGATCCTGGTGGAGACGGTCTTCTCCTGGCCGGGTCTGGGCGGGCTGTTCTACCAGGCGTTGAGCGTGCCCGATCTGCCGCTGGTGCAGGGGCTGTTCCTCGTGTTCGCCGCCGCGGTGATCGTGATGAACACGCTCGCCGACCTCGTGTACCCGCTGTTCGATCCCCGGGTGGGCCGATGA
- a CDS encoding ABC transporter permease — translation MTSEKGPAARPRALAWQRRRASAVRFWRQYRTHRAGVLGLAVLALFALPALAAPLLVGSDVADVTDAPGRPLERPSPELPLGADRFGRSLLGLVVWGARVSLLVGLLAAVLSVAIGLVIGVTAGHFRGWYATVLMRITDWFLVMPTLVLAIALATVMSRSLLTIVVAIGVTTWPTTARLVRAQTLAVETRPYIERARALGGGHWHIMTRHVLPNVMPLVLAQTTLIISSAILAEATLAFLGLGDPTVVSWGGLLQDAREAGAVSAGHWWYLVPPGIAIAVVALAFTLCGRAVESVLNPRLGVSR, via the coding sequence ATGACGAGCGAGAAGGGTCCGGCCGCGCGCCCCCGCGCCCTGGCGTGGCAGCGGCGCCGGGCCTCGGCGGTGCGGTTCTGGCGGCAGTACCGTACGCACCGGGCGGGCGTCCTCGGTCTGGCGGTGCTCGCCCTGTTCGCGCTGCCGGCCCTGGCCGCTCCGCTGCTCGTCGGCTCCGACGTGGCCGATGTGACCGACGCGCCGGGCCGTCCGCTGGAGCGCCCGAGCCCCGAACTCCCGCTGGGCGCCGACCGGTTCGGGCGCAGTCTGCTCGGCCTGGTGGTCTGGGGCGCGCGGGTGTCGCTGCTGGTGGGGCTGCTGGCCGCGGTGCTGTCGGTGGCGATCGGCTTGGTGATCGGGGTGACGGCGGGGCACTTCCGCGGCTGGTACGCGACGGTGCTGATGCGGATCACCGACTGGTTCCTGGTGATGCCGACGCTGGTGCTGGCGATCGCGCTGGCCACGGTGATGTCCCGCTCGCTGCTGACGATCGTCGTGGCGATCGGGGTGACGACCTGGCCGACGACGGCCCGGCTGGTGCGGGCACAGACGCTGGCCGTGGAGACCCGGCCGTACATCGAGCGGGCGCGGGCGCTCGGCGGCGGGCACTGGCACATCATGACCCGGCACGTGCTGCCCAACGTGATGCCGCTGGTGCTGGCCCAGACGACACTGATCATCTCCTCGGCGATCCTCGCGGAGGCGACGCTGGCCTTCCTGGGGCTCGGTGATCCGACCGTGGTGTCGTGGGGCGGGCTGTTGCAGGACGCCCGCGAGGCGGGCGCGGTCAGTGCCGGGCACTGGTGGTACCTGGTGCCGCCGGGCATCGCCATCGCCGTGGTGGCGCTGGCGTTCACCCTGTGCGGGCGGGCCGTGGAGTCCGTCCTCAACCCGCGGCTGGGGGTGTCCCGTTGA
- a CDS encoding ABC transporter ATP-binding protein: MSLLDVRGLTVTYADGAAAVRGVDLRLDAGRKLGVAGESGCGKSTLALALLRLLPAGTRVGGEILLDGEDVLAMKWGRVRAVRWAGASIVFQGAMHSLNPVRRVGDQIAEPILLHRRATPAGARRRTGELLEQVGLPAARGSAHPHELSGGQRQRVMIAMALACDPRLIIADEPTTALDVMIQAQILRLIEQVVADQDVGLIMISHDLAVLADTCDRLAVMYAGRVVEEGPARRVHEDARHPYARALSAAFPRIGDPASRFAPRGLPGDPPDPSALPAGCAFHPRCPVPLDSCAVEDQPLRDAGPDRRAACVHVTAQDRAPAQDRAPGRARDTDQPPDTGRSWAGDSGGSGDRDTPPAGPHDTVGDTSHAPDSPEEARRPAP; the protein is encoded by the coding sequence TTGAGCCTGCTCGACGTCAGGGGACTGACGGTGACGTACGCGGACGGGGCGGCGGCCGTGCGCGGGGTCGACCTGCGCCTGGACGCGGGCCGCAAGCTGGGGGTCGCCGGGGAGTCGGGGTGCGGCAAGTCCACGCTGGCCCTGGCCCTGCTGCGGCTGCTGCCCGCGGGGACCCGGGTCGGCGGCGAGATCCTGCTGGACGGCGAGGACGTGCTGGCCATGAAGTGGGGCCGGGTACGGGCGGTCCGCTGGGCCGGTGCCTCCATCGTGTTCCAGGGGGCCATGCACTCCCTCAACCCCGTGCGGCGCGTCGGCGACCAGATCGCCGAGCCGATCCTGCTGCACCGCAGGGCGACTCCCGCCGGGGCGCGGAGGAGGACCGGGGAACTGCTGGAGCAGGTCGGCCTCCCGGCCGCCCGCGGGTCGGCCCATCCGCACGAACTGTCCGGCGGGCAGCGCCAGCGCGTCATGATCGCCATGGCGCTGGCCTGCGACCCCCGGCTGATCATCGCCGACGAGCCGACGACCGCGCTCGATGTGATGATCCAGGCGCAGATCCTGCGGCTGATCGAGCAGGTGGTCGCCGACCAGGACGTCGGGCTGATCATGATCAGCCACGACCTGGCGGTCCTCGCGGACACCTGTGACCGGCTCGCGGTGATGTACGCGGGCCGGGTCGTCGAGGAGGGCCCCGCCCGGCGGGTCCACGAGGACGCCCGTCATCCGTACGCCCGGGCGCTGTCGGCCGCGTTCCCGCGCATCGGCGACCCGGCGTCGCGCTTCGCGCCGCGCGGTCTGCCCGGCGATCCGCCGGACCCGTCGGCGCTGCCGGCGGGCTGCGCCTTCCATCCGCGGTGCCCGGTGCCGCTCGACTCCTGCGCCGTGGAGGACCAGCCGCTGCGGGACGCGGGACCGGACCGCCGCGCGGCGTGCGTACACGTCACCGCACAGGACCGGGCCCCCGCGCAGGACCGGGCCCCCGGTCGGGCCCGGGACACCGATCAGCCCCCGGACACCGGTCGGAGCTGGGCCGGGGACTCGGGCGGGAGCGGGGATCGGGACACGCCCCCGGCCGGACCACACGACACCGTCGGAGACACCTCCCACGCCCCGGACTCCCCCGAGGAAGCGAGGCGCCCCGCCCCATGA
- a CDS encoding oligopeptide/dipeptide ABC transporter ATP-binding protein: MTTSSPLLSARGVRVSFPGRHGAPAARAVDGVDLDIRSGEIVALVGESGCGKTTLARALLGLVEPAAGRVAFDGRPLEYSGRALKAYRRRAQLVLQDPSGSLNPRHTVYDAVAEGLRIHGYGGDERAAVAGALSRAGLRPPERFFLRYPHELSGGQRQRVVIAGALVLEPELLVADEPVASLDASVRGEILALLLRLRTELGLAALVVTHDLGLAWNIADRVAVMYLGRIVETGAVEQVLTAPRHPYTRALLSVLPEAPGEPVILTGEPPDPARVPSGCRFHARCPVLAGGEADRAGVAGACRGRDPGILDGSGTAQVACHWAHAGTV; encoded by the coding sequence ATGACCACCTCCTCCCCCCTCCTCAGCGCCCGGGGCGTACGGGTCTCCTTCCCCGGCCGCCACGGCGCCCCCGCCGCCCGGGCCGTGGACGGTGTCGACCTCGACATCCGCTCCGGGGAGATCGTCGCCCTGGTCGGTGAATCGGGCTGCGGCAAGACGACGCTGGCCCGCGCCCTGCTGGGCCTGGTCGAGCCGGCCGCGGGGCGGGTCGCCTTCGACGGGCGGCCGCTGGAGTACTCCGGCCGGGCGCTGAAGGCGTACCGCAGGCGCGCGCAGCTGGTGTTGCAGGATCCGAGCGGCTCGCTCAATCCGCGGCACACGGTGTACGACGCCGTCGCCGAGGGACTGCGGATCCACGGCTACGGCGGTGACGAGCGGGCCGCGGTCGCCGGGGCGCTGTCCCGGGCCGGGCTGCGGCCGCCGGAGCGGTTCTTCCTGCGGTATCCGCACGAGCTGTCCGGCGGTCAGCGGCAACGCGTGGTGATCGCGGGCGCGTTGGTGCTGGAGCCCGAACTCCTGGTCGCCGACGAGCCGGTGGCCTCCCTCGACGCGTCCGTGCGCGGCGAGATCCTGGCCCTGCTGCTGCGTCTGCGCACCGAACTGGGGCTGGCCGCGCTGGTGGTCACGCACGATCTCGGGCTGGCCTGGAACATCGCCGACCGGGTCGCGGTGATGTACCTGGGCCGGATCGTGGAGACGGGGGCGGTGGAGCAGGTCCTGACGGCTCCGAGGCATCCGTACACGCGGGCCCTGCTGTCCGTGCTGCCCGAGGCTCCGGGCGAGCCGGTGATCCTCACTGGCGAGCCACCGGATCCGGCCCGCGTGCCCTCCGGCTGCCGGTTCCACGCCCGCTGCCCGGTCCTGGCGGGCGGCGAGGCGGACCGCGCGGGGGTCGCCGGGGCGTGCCGCGGCCGGGATCCGGGGATCCTCGACGGGAGCGGCACGGCCCAGGTGGCGTGCCACTGGGCGCACGCCGGGACGGTCTGA
- a CDS encoding bifunctional riboflavin kinase/FAD synthetase, with the protein MQRWRGLEDIPQDWGRSVVTIGSYDGVHRGHQLIIRHAVDRARALGVPAVVVTFDPHPSEVVRPGSHPPLLAPHHRRAELMAGLGVDAVLILPFTTEFSKLSAADFVVKVLVDKLHAKAVVEGPNFRFGHRAAGNVEFLAEQGRVYDFDVEVVDLYVTGEAGGGEPFSSTLTRRLVAEGAVEGAAEILGRPHRVEGVVVRGAQRGRDLGFPTANVETLPHTAIPADGVYAGWLHAQGEAMPAAISVGTNPQFDGTERTVEAYAIDRVGLDLYGLHVAVDFLAFVRGQAKFDTLEALLEQMAADVERCKELVAAAEKA; encoded by the coding sequence GTGCAGCGCTGGCGTGGCTTGGAGGACATCCCCCAGGACTGGGGGCGCAGCGTCGTCACCATCGGTTCCTACGACGGAGTCCACCGCGGGCACCAGCTGATCATCCGGCATGCCGTGGACCGCGCCCGGGCCCTCGGCGTGCCCGCCGTCGTCGTCACCTTCGACCCCCACCCCAGCGAGGTCGTCCGCCCGGGCAGCCACCCGCCGCTGCTCGCCCCGCACCACCGGCGCGCCGAACTCATGGCCGGGCTCGGCGTCGACGCGGTGCTGATCCTCCCCTTCACCACCGAGTTCTCCAAGCTGTCCGCGGCCGACTTCGTGGTGAAGGTCCTGGTCGACAAGCTGCACGCCAAGGCGGTCGTCGAGGGCCCCAACTTCCGCTTCGGCCACCGGGCCGCCGGCAACGTGGAGTTCCTCGCCGAGCAGGGCCGGGTCTACGACTTCGACGTCGAGGTCGTCGACCTGTACGTGACCGGAGAGGCCGGCGGCGGCGAGCCGTTCTCCTCGACGCTCACCCGCCGCCTGGTCGCCGAGGGCGCGGTCGAGGGCGCCGCCGAGATCCTGGGCCGCCCCCACCGCGTGGAGGGCGTGGTCGTCCGCGGCGCCCAGCGCGGCCGCGACCTGGGCTTCCCCACGGCCAACGTCGAGACGCTCCCGCACACCGCGATCCCCGCCGACGGCGTCTACGCCGGCTGGTTGCACGCCCAGGGCGAGGCCATGCCCGCCGCGATCTCCGTCGGCACCAACCCCCAGTTCGACGGCACCGAGCGCACGGTCGAGGCGTACGCCATCGACCGCGTCGGACTCGACCTCTACGGGCTGCACGTCGCCGTCGACTTCCTCGCCTTCGTGCGCGGCCAGGCCAAGTTCGACACGCTGGAGGCGCTGCTGGAGCAGATGGCCGCGGACGTCGAGCGCTGCAAGGAACTGGTGGCCGCGGCCGAGAAGGCGTAG